From Anopheles funestus chromosome 3RL, idAnoFuneDA-416_04, whole genome shotgun sequence, a single genomic window includes:
- the LOC125771703 gene encoding probable deoxyhypusine synthase: MEQCKEPSVAKEAVLQESSKLPENTPKVCGYDWNEGHSYEKLFSTYIHSGFQATNLGKAIEEVNKMIAARHAPLPEDKLDAYEEDEFIRRRKNCTIFLGYTSNMVSAGVRETIRFLVQHHMVDCIVTTAGGVEEDLIKCLAPTYLGSFELVGRELRERGINRIGNLLVPNENYCKFENWVIPILDEMLQEQKSKGTLWTPSKVIARLGEKINDESSIYYWAAKNRIPVFSPALTDGSLGDMMYFHSFRNPGLVVDIVSDLRRLNTMAVKAVQSGIIIVGGGVIKHHICNANLMRNGADYSVFINTASEFDGSDSGARPDEAVSWGKIKKDATPVKVYAEASLVFPILVGETFVKDHYRKK; encoded by the exons ATGGAACAATGCAAAGAGCCGAGCGTAGCTAAAGAGGCGGTTCTGCAGGAAAGTTCCAAGTTACCAGAAAACACTCCGAAAGTTTGTGGCTACGATTGGAACGAAGGCCACAGTTATGAGAAATTATTcagcacatacatacacagtGGCTTTCAAGCGACGAATCTTGGGAAGGCAATTGAAGAAGTGAATAAAATG ATTGCTGCACGACATGCGCCATTGCCGGAGGACAAACTGGATGCGTACGAAGAGGATGAATTTATAAGGCGAAGAAAGAACTGTACCATCTTCCTTGGCTACACTTCCAACATGGTGTCGGCTGGTGTGCGAGAAACGATTCGATTTCTAGTGCAGCACCACATGGTGGACTGTATCGTAACAACGGCTGGCGGCGTGGAGGAAGATTTAATCAAATGTCTGGCCCCAACATACCTCGGTTCGTTCGAACTGGTTGGACGTGAGCTGCGGGAACGCGGCATAAACCGAATAGGGAATCTACTCGTTCCAAATGAAAACTACTGCAAGTTTGAGAATTGGGTCATTCCGATCCTCGATGAGATGTTACAAGAACAGAAAAGTAAGGGAACGCTTTGGACACCATCGAAAGTGATCGCTAGGTTGGGTGAAAAAATTAACGATGAATCATCGATATACTACTGGGCAGCTAAAAATCGCATTCCAGTGTTCAGTCCCGCCCTGACCGACGGCAGCCTGGGTGATATGATGTACTTCCACTCGTTTCGTAATCCTGGGCTGGTGGTCGATATTGTGTCCGACTTGCGTCGGCTCAACACGATGGCTGTGAAAGCGGTCCAATCGGGTATCATCATTGTTGGAGGTGGTGTCATAAAACATCACATTTGCAACGCGAATCTGATGAGAAATGGGGCCGATTATTCCGTGTTCATTAACACAGCATCGGAGTTCGATGGGAGTGATAGTGGGGCACGACCGGATGAGGCCGTATCGTGGGGTAAAATTAAGAAGGATGCAACACCGGTGAAGGTATATGCAGAAGCTAGTCTGGTGTTTCCGATACTGGTTGGGGAAACATTTGTAAAAGATCATTATcggaaaaaataa